TTCTCGGGGTTAAAATTGGACGATAAAGACTTTAGGGGACAATTGTGCCAGAACAGATAACTTAGTTTTTCAGAGAGAAACTTTAGATCCTTGTATTTCCATTGACCATATGGCATGTTCAGTGGTAGAATATTGTGGGTATGGACTCTGAGTAGCCTTAGTTTTGTCATTTTAAGAAAAGCGGTATCTAATTCCACCACATTGTCTGAGTGTGGCCAATGCACAATTATGCTTTCAACTGCTTCAGTAGCCTGGATTACCAAAATTGCACATTGAATGAGTACAAACTTAAGATTATAACGCCTAATGCACATGTTTCTCATGAATTGGATTTTGGTCAAAGTTGAAGCTTTATACTTTTTCTTATTAGTATTTTTTGAATTTACTAATATTAATGGGAGAAAGAAGATTCGAAGCAATTACATTAATGGAGGGGAGGGGAGGGGAGTGCATTTCTCACCGTTTTTTTAGTTAACACATGACGGACATCTTCATCGCTCCACAACCTACTGCAACTCCCAGGCTCTTCTATAGATTTCTCGCGTACGATTTCGCGACCCATTTCCTCTAGTAAATCATGCATCTCGAGTACACCATCAGATGAGATAGTGACAAGAGCTCTACCAACTAGAACGTCTAATCCGGTATGGGGATGGAAGCCACAACCCTCCATAATCCTTGTTGCAAAGTCTTTCTTCATTTGTTTAAAGAAACATGCAATATCAAGAAATATTTCCTTCTGATATCTATCTAGTCCATCAAAGCTTGTTCTAAGCATTTCCTGGATTCCCGGGTTCGGATTTCTGGCTATTTTCTTTAACTCATCTGTCCACGCACGTTCACTTTTGTTTTCGAGAAATGCTCCCAAGACTTTGAGTGCTAAAGGCAAACCTTGAGCATATTTTGTGAAATGGCCTGACAGATCAATGTATTCTTCTGTGGGTTGCTTTCTACTAAAAGCATACTGCATAAACAGC
This is a stretch of genomic DNA from Malus domestica chromosome 02, GDT2T_hap1. It encodes these proteins:
- the LOC103417401 gene encoding disease resistance protein RUN1-like, with product MQYAFSRKQPTEEYIDLSGHFTKYAQGLPLALKVLGAFLENKSERAWTDELKKIARNPNPGIQEMLRTSFDGLDRYQKEIFLDIACFFKQMKKDFATRIMEGCGFHPHTGLDVLVGRALVTISSDGVLEMHDLLEEMGREIVREKSIEEPGSCSRLWSDEDVRHVLTKKTATEAVESIIVHWPHSDNVVELDTAFLKMTKLRLLRVHTHNILPLNMPYGQWKYKDLKFLSEKLSYLFWHNCPLKSLSSNFNPENLVEIDMQHSWVEHLWKGTKPLGKLKIINLKGSHRLKETPDFTEAKNLEKLILGRCTSLYEVHPSISALEKLVLLDLSWCGKLKTFSSNISMKSLETLDLSFCSILGKFPEISEVMEKLSKLYFQGTAIKELPRSINNLTGLVTLNLEYCRELEILPNSFVQLKSLQFLNLSGCPKLKGFPGNVGDLEGLRELRLDEISVEDLCPSISSLENLESLSLKQCKKLHSLPSSIHVKSHIFVFIINTEWFAAV